One Brevibacillus choshinensis genomic window carries:
- a CDS encoding ABC transporter permease, giving the protein MGAYIAKRLLISIPVIFGISLITFILLNVIPGDPIALMMKEHISPDVVARVRAQMHLDDPAYIRFFRFIWDALHGDFGTSYKLNRSVTTLLMDAFPNTLVLALSGALVSWIIGIPAGVLSAVKKRSFLDNAIMGFSLFGVSIPVFWAGLLFQYIFSMVLGILPVSGFSGPEYLIMPAIVLGWSSAGTIARLTRSSLLEVMRNDYIRTARAKGNVELKIILNHALKNSMLPVVTVMALQVAGLLSGAVITESVFGIPGIGRIAVNAIQNRDMPLLQGAVMFTTVLVIMGNLIADILYSLIDPRIKYD; this is encoded by the coding sequence ATGGGGGCGTATATTGCGAAAAGACTTCTCATATCCATACCGGTTATATTCGGAATCTCCCTGATCACGTTTATATTGTTAAATGTGATACCCGGTGATCCCATTGCTTTGATGATGAAAGAACATATTAGTCCCGATGTAGTCGCGCGAGTCCGTGCTCAAATGCATCTGGATGACCCTGCTTACATCCGCTTTTTCCGATTTATCTGGGATGCACTGCATGGTGATTTCGGTACGTCTTACAAATTAAACCGTTCCGTGACCACCCTGCTCATGGATGCTTTTCCGAATACGTTGGTGCTTGCTTTGTCAGGTGCTCTCGTTTCCTGGATCATTGGAATCCCGGCTGGCGTGCTTTCTGCAGTCAAAAAGCGTTCTTTCCTGGACAATGCCATCATGGGTTTTTCCCTATTCGGGGTCTCGATCCCGGTCTTTTGGGCAGGTCTTCTTTTTCAGTACATTTTTTCAATGGTGCTTGGAATCTTGCCGGTTTCCGGATTTAGCGGGCCGGAATACTTGATCATGCCTGCTATCGTTCTGGGTTGGAGCTCTGCCGGGACGATTGCCAGACTTACACGCTCAAGTCTGCTGGAAGTCATGCGCAACGACTATATCCGGACAGCGCGGGCCAAAGGAAACGTTGAGCTAAAGATCATCCTCAATCATGCCTTGAAAAACTCCATGCTGCCTGTCGTTACGGTCATGGCGCTGCAGGTGGCGGGCCTTCTGTCAGGTGCGGTCATCACGGAGAGTGTCTTTGGAATTCCGGGGATCGGGAGAATCGCGGTAAACGCCATTCAGAACAGGGATATGCCGCTTCTCCAGGGAGCTGTCATGTTTACGACTGTCCTGGTCATTATGGGGAATCTGATCGCTGACATCCTCTATTCCCTGATTGATCCGAGGATTAAATATGACTAA
- a CDS encoding ABC transporter substrate-binding protein: protein MKRWSRSLFSFIFVLIILSSGILSGCGKSASSGRMLTISQQKDPGTADVQLTTDDYMIPLNIYDRLVEAKTVAPGKSELVPGLAESWEVTPDGLTYTFHLRKNVKFHNGEIFKADDVLFTFDRMLDPKTKALNTDFLDMITGAQERMDGKADSVSGIKVIDDNTIEITLSEAFAPFVANLATPAGSIYNRKATTEAGDQFGIEPEKTVGTGPFKLSKWSLNDSVEMTSFADYWRGAPKFDGIVMKIVPDAETNRMLFETGKLDILDLEDSASQIPQFKGDEKWKNQIVSGPIVGVYYYAFNEGMEALGDVRVRKALQMAIDRQTLLDKLYYGEGKLVHGISPPGLLGYNPDLAEIPFDPEKAKALLAEAGYPNGFDMEIAQVTDSPNTLKMNEAVQAMLSKVGVKVKINQMDESTYFATRKEGKLASAHNNWSADYNDPDNFFYTFFSSKNAKARSFNYTNKAVQDDLEKARTMVNQEERIKLYQELEKKIVHEDAAWLPLFALNHLFVVQPRVKNFQVSWNGWTSMSFYEIDIVESK, encoded by the coding sequence ATGAAAAGATGGTCACGCTCATTGTTTTCATTTATTTTTGTTCTGATTATTCTGTCATCCGGTATCCTAAGTGGCTGTGGAAAGAGTGCCAGTTCTGGGCGAATGCTGACGATATCCCAACAAAAGGACCCTGGCACCGCGGACGTTCAACTGACTACAGACGACTACATGATCCCACTGAATATTTACGATCGACTCGTGGAAGCCAAAACCGTAGCACCAGGGAAGTCTGAGCTGGTTCCGGGATTGGCTGAAAGTTGGGAGGTAACTCCTGATGGATTAACGTACACGTTTCATCTGAGAAAAAATGTGAAATTCCACAACGGGGAAATCTTCAAAGCCGATGATGTGCTGTTTACGTTTGATCGCATGCTGGATCCCAAAACAAAGGCATTGAATACGGACTTCCTGGATATGATCACAGGTGCGCAGGAGCGGATGGACGGCAAGGCAGACAGCGTGAGTGGCATCAAGGTTATCGATGACAATACGATCGAAATCACACTGTCGGAGGCATTTGCCCCATTTGTGGCCAACCTGGCGACTCCTGCTGGCTCCATTTACAACCGGAAAGCGACGACGGAAGCAGGAGATCAATTCGGCATTGAACCGGAAAAAACAGTGGGGACAGGTCCGTTCAAGCTCTCCAAGTGGTCTCTGAACGACAGCGTGGAAATGACCTCATTTGCGGATTATTGGCGTGGCGCTCCGAAATTCGATGGAATCGTGATGAAGATTGTACCGGATGCCGAGACCAACCGGATGTTGTTTGAAACAGGCAAGCTCGACATTCTGGATCTGGAGGATTCGGCTTCCCAAATTCCGCAATTTAAAGGCGATGAGAAGTGGAAGAACCAGATTGTCAGCGGTCCGATCGTGGGTGTGTATTATTACGCATTCAATGAAGGCATGGAAGCACTGGGCGATGTGCGCGTCAGAAAAGCTTTGCAAATGGCCATTGATCGCCAGACGCTGTTGGACAAGCTGTATTACGGGGAAGGCAAGCTTGTACACGGCATTTCGCCACCCGGACTCTTGGGCTACAATCCTGACCTCGCAGAGATTCCGTTCGACCCAGAGAAAGCAAAGGCTCTGCTTGCAGAGGCGGGCTATCCGAATGGGTTTGATATGGAAATTGCACAGGTGACGGATAGTCCCAACACATTGAAGATGAACGAAGCGGTACAAGCCATGCTCTCCAAAGTCGGAGTAAAAGTCAAAATCAATCAAATGGACGAATCTACGTATTTTGCCACTCGCAAAGAAGGGAAGCTCGCATCTGCTCATAACAACTGGTCTGCAGATTATAACGATCCGGATAACTTCTTCTACACCTTTTTCTCCTCGAAGAACGCAAAAGCTCGCTCTTTTAACTACACGAACAAAGCAGTTCAGGACGATCTCGAGAAGGCACGGACCATGGTCAACCAGGAAGAGCGCATCAAGCTGTATCAGGAGCTGGAAAAGAAAATCGTTCACGAAGATGCGGCTTGGCTTCCTCTGTTTGCATTGAACCACCTGTTTGTCGTGCAGCCGCGAGTGAAGAACTTCCAGGTTTCCTGGAATGGCTGGACTTCGATGAGTTTTTACGAAATCGATATCGTGGAATCCAAATAG